One window of the Candidatus Jettenia sp. genome contains the following:
- a CDS encoding carboxypeptidase-like regulatory domain-containing protein, whose amino-acid sequence MKNIQYNPNAQSVALFMALFNFNFINNANITSANNGTAEEDGNGKLVGTVMQESLFPKEKLEPLSGVRLLISTMEGLKVTSVVTNDNGIYCASLPSGSYWIEIAPLPFGWAKDLPAIAVISEREETHLNICIDTSGTP is encoded by the coding sequence ATGAAAAATATTCAATATAATCCAAATGCACAATCCGTAGCACTATTTATGGCCTTGTTTAATTTCAACTTCATCAACAATGCTAACATTACTTCTGCAAATAACGGAACAGCAGAGGAAGATGGAAACGGAAAATTAGTAGGCACCGTTATGCAGGAATCTCTGTTTCCGAAGGAAAAATTAGAGCCTTTATCGGGTGTAAGACTTTTGATATCAACCATGGAAGGTCTGAAAGTTACATCGGTAGTAACCAATGATAATGGCATTTACTGTGCCTCATTGCCATCAGGATCTTACTGGATCGAAATAGCGCCTCTTCCTTTTGGATGGGCCAAAGATCTGCCTGCAATTGCAGTCATCTCTGAAAGAGAAGAAACCCATTTAAATATTTGCATAGATACAAGCGGCACCCCCTAA
- a CDS encoding glutathione-dependent formaldehyde dehydrogenase — protein sequence MKAVVFHGVGDIRLDEVSDPQIEQSTDAIVRITTSAICGTDLHMIRGTLPGMVRGTIMGHEGVGVVEELGSDVRNLSVGDRVVIPSTIACGYCSYCRAGYYAQCDNANPNGPHAGTAYFGGPQQSGPFHGLQAEKARIPFANTVLVKLPDEVSDDQAIFISDIFPTGYFGAELAEIKHGDTVAVFGCGPVGQFAIVSAKLLGAGRILAVDTIPSRLETAQKNGAEVIDFNAEDPIEAIHRFTGGIGVDRAIDAVGIDANRPQKGPAFKQAKYLESQFEQEMEQVAPKTNPEGDNWHQGNAPSLVLLWSVKALAKAGSLSIIGVYPQTAQFFPIGTALNKNLTIKMGNCNHRDYIPMLIDMVRSGVIDPEKVLAQTHHEPLDSAIEAYKAFDERQPGWIKVVLETATILSV from the coding sequence ATGAAGGCTGTTGTTTTTCATGGAGTAGGCGATATCCGCCTTGATGAAGTCTCTGATCCCCAAATTGAACAATCAACAGACGCTATTGTACGTATTACAACCAGCGCTATTTGTGGGACTGATTTACATATGATCCGGGGAACGCTCCCTGGAATGGTCCGGGGCACAATCATGGGACACGAGGGAGTTGGCGTTGTTGAAGAACTCGGATCCGACGTGCGTAATCTGAGTGTCGGCGATAGAGTAGTCATTCCTTCTACGATTGCTTGTGGGTACTGCTCTTATTGCCGTGCCGGGTATTATGCTCAATGCGATAATGCAAATCCTAACGGGCCGCATGCCGGAACTGCTTATTTTGGAGGTCCTCAACAGAGCGGGCCTTTTCATGGTCTCCAGGCAGAAAAGGCGCGTATTCCATTTGCGAATACCGTCCTGGTCAAACTCCCTGATGAAGTAAGCGACGATCAGGCCATCTTTATATCCGATATTTTCCCCACAGGTTATTTTGGAGCAGAACTGGCTGAGATCAAACATGGCGACACCGTAGCAGTCTTTGGATGTGGCCCTGTAGGACAGTTTGCGATTGTAAGCGCTAAACTTTTGGGAGCAGGCAGAATTTTAGCAGTTGATACAATCCCTTCCCGTCTGGAGACGGCACAAAAGAATGGGGCGGAAGTTATTGATTTTAATGCAGAGGACCCTATCGAGGCTATCCATAGATTCACCGGCGGTATCGGCGTTGACCGGGCCATTGATGCTGTTGGTATTGACGCAAACCGTCCTCAGAAAGGTCCGGCATTCAAGCAGGCAAAATATTTAGAATCACAATTTGAACAGGAAATGGAACAGGTTGCCCCAAAAACGAATCCTGAAGGTGATAACTGGCATCAGGGTAACGCACCCTCTCTGGTATTACTATGGTCAGTAAAAGCACTGGCAAAAGCAGGGAGCCTTTCTATCATCGGTGTCTACCCACAAACCGCACAATTTTTTCCTATTGGTACTGCACTGAACAAGAATCTCACGATCAAAATGGGAAATTGCAACCATCGGGACTATATTCCCATGCTTATTGACATGGTCCGCAGTGGAGTCATCGATCCGGAAAAGGTTCTTGCTCAAACTCATCATGAGCCTTTAGATTCCGCTATTGAAGCATATAAAGCGTTTGATGAGCGACAACCTGGCTGGATTAAAGTAGTTCTTGAAACAGCAACTATTTTATCAGTATGA
- a CDS encoding cupin domain-containing protein: MGDTTIKKVQSKYSPKGENCQKYLASGIRVAMRLWEDEQPDKPKPETSRDYETVGYVVKGRAELHSEGQLILLEAGDSWVVPRGATHFYKILEPFTAVEATSPPFHVHGRDKI, from the coding sequence ATGGGTGATACAACTATTAAGAAAGTTCAATCTAAATATTCGCCTAAAGGTGAAAATTGCCAGAAGTATCTGGCATCAGGGATCAGGGTCGCAATGCGTCTATGGGAAGATGAGCAACCCGACAAGCCAAAACCAGAAACCAGCCGTGATTACGAGACCGTCGGCTACGTGGTTAAAGGCAGGGCCGAATTACACTCCGAGGGTCAACTGATTTTGCTTGAGGCCGGTGATTCATGGGTTGTGCCCAGGGGAGCCACTCATTTTTATAAAATTCTTGAGCCATTTACGGCAGTTGAGGCTACATCTCCCCCCTTCCATGTACATGGACGTGATAAGATTTAG